In a genomic window of Mercenaria mercenaria strain notata chromosome 19, MADL_Memer_1, whole genome shotgun sequence:
- the LOC128551232 gene encoding uncharacterized protein LOC128551232 gives MPRKMLLYLRMRCILHYCTREELDNGLSNDWPVIVMSTDTTRATEAIRDVVNDIFHDWQLSHVIYVLLSRKPPRTLDVSRDTRLSKLQTILQYWIYDAALENASFIKCFWNNFRISNKLVNSAYRIVKKTKTDSNCVHSVLHSRSSSV, from the exons ATGCCGAGGAAAATGCTGCTTTATCTACGAATGAGATGCATTCTGCATTACTGCACAAGAGAAGAGCTTGATAACGGATTGTCAAACGACTGGCCTGTTATTGTGATGAGTACCGATACAACGAGAGCAACGGAGGCTATAAGAGACGTTGTCAATGATATATTTCACG ACTGGCAACTCTCACATGTGATATATGTTCTACTGAGCAGAAAACCACCTCGTACACTTGATGTCAGTCGTGATACAAGACTCTCAAAATTGCAGACAATACTTCAATACTGGATCTACGACGCGGCCTTAGAAAACGCATCTTTCATAAAATGTTTCTGGAATAATTTTAGAATATCCAATAAACTAGTAAATTCTGCATAccgtatagtaaaaaaaactaaaactgatTCAAATTGTGTGCACTCGGTATTACACAGCAGGAGTTCTAGTGTATGA
- the LOC128551015 gene encoding plasminogen-like, whose translation FTARILECYEVGFGRLYQGFQNRTVSGITCQRWDSDEPHNRWNIQANTFPDNTIEDAENYCRDPHDAGRPWCYTTDPNDRWDYCDIPQCSNKNCYKEGYSKLYQGYTSVTKGNLTCQRWDTQAPHEHTYDNPDDYPDPSIADANNYCRNPSNAESPWCYTTGSTRWDYCDIEPCKYDYCYDGEPWTFQGQVSRTESGVECQRWDTTAPHDHNFGNQPSKFSDASVSDAANYCRDPTQVESRLWCYTTDPNQRWDWCNVKKCDDI comes from the exons TTTACAGCTAGAATCTTAGAATGTTACGAAGTGGGATTTGGACGTTTATATCAGGGGTTCCAAAACAGGACGGTTTCCGGTATTACATGCCAAAGGTGGGACTCGGACGAACCACATAACCGATGGAATATACAAGCAAACACATTTCCAGATAATACGATCGAGGATGCGGAGAACTACTGTCGAGACCCGCACGATGCGGGCAGACCCTGGTGCTACACAACCGATCCGAATGACCGATGGGATTACTGCGATATTCCACAAT GttcaaataaaaactgttacaaGGAAGGATATTCTAAACTCTATCAAGGGTACACAAGTGTTACAAAGGGGAATTTGACCTGTCAGCGCTGGGATACACAAGCGCCGCATGAGCACACGTATGACAACCCAGATGACTACCCTGATCCTTCGATTGCTGATGCAAATAACTACTGCCGTAACCCTTCAAATGCAGAGTCACCATGGTGTTATACAACCGGAAGTACACGTTGGGACTATTGTGACATTGAACCAT GCAAATACGACTATTGTTATGATGGCGAACCTTGGACGTTTCAAGGTCAGGTCTCAAGAACTGAGAGCGGTGTAGAGTGCCAGAGATGGGATACCACAGCTCCACACGACCACAATTTCGGAAACCAACCCTCGAAGTTTTCGGATGCATCAGTGAGTGATGCCGCAAACTACTGTCGGGATCCTACCCAGGTTGAAAGTAGGCTATGGTGTTACACAACAGACCCCAACCAAAGATGGGACTGGTGTAACGTAAAGAAATGCgatgatatataa